One Panicum virgatum strain AP13 chromosome 9K, P.virgatum_v5, whole genome shotgun sequence genomic region harbors:
- the LOC120652329 gene encoding monocopper oxidase-like protein SKU5 isoform X2, which yields MPPPLLLLLLLLAASTAPAPARAGDPYAYYDWEVSYVSAQPLGVKQKVIGINGQFPGPPLNVTTNWNVVVNVRNALDEPLLLTWNGVQQRKTAWQDGVLGTNCAIPAGWNWTYAFQVKDQVGSFFYFPSTPLHRAAGGYGGITINNRDVIPIPFGFPDGDITLFIGDWYNRGHKELRRALDGGTLLGAPDGVLINGLGPYQYNTSLVPPGIVYERINVEPGKTYRFRVHNVGVSTSLNFRIQKHNLLLVETEGSYTSQQNYTNLDIHVGQSYSFLVTMDQNASTDYYVVASARFVGAAVVDKLTGVAILHYSNSQGPASGPLPDPPNDQYDTSFSINQARSIRWNVTAGGARPNPQGSFHYGDITVTDVYLLQSRLPELIDGKLCSTLNEISYIAPSTPLDGLWIMDRKQSWHL from the exons atgccgccgccgctccttctcctgctcctcctgctggccgcgtcgacggcgccggcgccggcgcgggcgggggaCCCCTACGCCTACTACGACTGGGAGGTGTCGTACGTCTCCGCGCAGCCGCTCGGCGTCAAGCAGAAG GTGATTGGCATCAACGGGCAGTTCCCGGGCCCGCCGCTGAACGTGACGACCAACTGGAACGTGGTGGTGAACGTCCGCAACGCGCTGGACGAGCCGCTGCTGCTCACCTGGAACGGCGTGCAGCAGCGCAAGACCGCGTGGCAGGACGGCGTGCTCGGCACCAACTGCGCCATCCCCGCGGGGTGGAACTGGACCTACGCGTTCCAGGTCAAGGACCAGGTCGGCAGCTTCTTCTACTTCCCCTCCACGCCGCTgcaccgcgccgccgggggTTACGGCGGCATCACCATCAACAACCGCGACGTCATACCCATCCCCTTCGGGTTCCCCGACGGGGACATCACGCTCTTTATCGGTGACTGGTATAACCGCGGCCACAAGGAGCTCAGGAGAGCGCTCGACGGTGGCACCTTGCTGGGCGCCCCAGATGGCGTGCTCATAAACGGATTGGGACCCTACCAGTACAACACGTCTCTGGTTCCGCCGGGGATCGTCTATGAGCGGATCAATGTCGAGCCAG GGAAAACTTACAGGTTCCGGGTACACAATGTTGGCGTTTCCACAAGCCTCAACTTCAGGATCCAGAAACATAACCTGCTCCTTGTGGAGACCGAAGGCTCCTACACCTCACAGCAGAACTACACCAATTTGGACATCCATGTTGGCCAGTCATACTCCTTCTTGGTCACCATGGATCAGAATGCCAGCACTGATTACTATGTGGTCGCAAGCGCCCGCTTTGTTGGTGCTGCCGTTGTTGATAAATTGACTGGCGTTGCTATTCTACATTATTCCAACTCCCAGGGTCCTGCCTCCGGCCCTCTTCCAGATCCCCCGAATGATCAGTACGACACATCATTCTCTATAAATCAAGCAAGATCCATCAG ATGGAATGTTACAGCTGGTGGTGCTCGGCCCAATCCGCAAGGTTCATTCCATTATGGTGACATTACAGTGACAGATGTGTATCTATTACAGAGTAGATTACCTGAGCTCATCGATGGGAAGCTGTGTTCTACTCTGAATGAGATTTCTTACATTGCTCCATCGACTCCTTTG GATGGACTATGGATTATGGACAGAAAACAGTCGTGGCATCTATAA
- the LOC120652329 gene encoding monocopper oxidase-like protein SKU5 isoform X1, with the protein MPPPLLLLLLLLAASTAPAPARAGDPYAYYDWEVSYVSAQPLGVKQKVIGINGQFPGPPLNVTTNWNVVVNVRNALDEPLLLTWNGVQQRKTAWQDGVLGTNCAIPAGWNWTYAFQVKDQVGSFFYFPSTPLHRAAGGYGGITINNRDVIPIPFGFPDGDITLFIGDWYNRGHKELRRALDGGTLLGAPDGVLINGLGPYQYNTSLVPPGIVYERINVEPGKTYRFRVHNVGVSTSLNFRIQKHNLLLVETEGSYTSQQNYTNLDIHVGQSYSFLVTMDQNASTDYYVVASARFVGAAVVDKLTGVAILHYSNSQGPASGPLPDPPNDQYDTSFSINQARSIRWNVTAGGARPNPQGSFHYGDITVTDVYLLQSRLPELIDGKLCSTLNEISYIAPSTPLVLAQLFNVPGVYKLDFPNHPMNRLPKVDTSIINGTYKGFMEIIFQNNATSVQSYHLDGYAFFVVGMDYGLWTENSRGIYNKWDGVARSTIQVFPGAWTAVLVFLDNAGIWNLRVQNLDTWYLGQEVYINVVNPEDNSSTLPDNAIFCGALSSLQKEQSHRFVYSEASPVAPWRNMVSFLFLLASFTTWLQ; encoded by the exons atgccgccgccgctccttctcctgctcctcctgctggccgcgtcgacggcgccggcgccggcgcgggcgggggaCCCCTACGCCTACTACGACTGGGAGGTGTCGTACGTCTCCGCGCAGCCGCTCGGCGTCAAGCAGAAG GTGATTGGCATCAACGGGCAGTTCCCGGGCCCGCCGCTGAACGTGACGACCAACTGGAACGTGGTGGTGAACGTCCGCAACGCGCTGGACGAGCCGCTGCTGCTCACCTGGAACGGCGTGCAGCAGCGCAAGACCGCGTGGCAGGACGGCGTGCTCGGCACCAACTGCGCCATCCCCGCGGGGTGGAACTGGACCTACGCGTTCCAGGTCAAGGACCAGGTCGGCAGCTTCTTCTACTTCCCCTCCACGCCGCTgcaccgcgccgccgggggTTACGGCGGCATCACCATCAACAACCGCGACGTCATACCCATCCCCTTCGGGTTCCCCGACGGGGACATCACGCTCTTTATCGGTGACTGGTATAACCGCGGCCACAAGGAGCTCAGGAGAGCGCTCGACGGTGGCACCTTGCTGGGCGCCCCAGATGGCGTGCTCATAAACGGATTGGGACCCTACCAGTACAACACGTCTCTGGTTCCGCCGGGGATCGTCTATGAGCGGATCAATGTCGAGCCAG GGAAAACTTACAGGTTCCGGGTACACAATGTTGGCGTTTCCACAAGCCTCAACTTCAGGATCCAGAAACATAACCTGCTCCTTGTGGAGACCGAAGGCTCCTACACCTCACAGCAGAACTACACCAATTTGGACATCCATGTTGGCCAGTCATACTCCTTCTTGGTCACCATGGATCAGAATGCCAGCACTGATTACTATGTGGTCGCAAGCGCCCGCTTTGTTGGTGCTGCCGTTGTTGATAAATTGACTGGCGTTGCTATTCTACATTATTCCAACTCCCAGGGTCCTGCCTCCGGCCCTCTTCCAGATCCCCCGAATGATCAGTACGACACATCATTCTCTATAAATCAAGCAAGATCCATCAG ATGGAATGTTACAGCTGGTGGTGCTCGGCCCAATCCGCAAGGTTCATTCCATTATGGTGACATTACAGTGACAGATGTGTATCTATTACAGAGTAGATTACCTGAGCTCATCGATGGGAAGCTGTGTTCTACTCTGAATGAGATTTCTTACATTGCTCCATCGACTCCTTTGGTACTTGCTCAACTATTCAATGTGCCAGGAGTCTACAAATTGGATTTTCCTAACCATCCAATGAACCGACTACCAAAAGTTGATACATCTATTATAAATGGAACCTATAAGGGCTTCATGGAGATTATATTCCAAAACAATGCCACATCTGTGCAGAGTTACCACTTGGATGGCTATGCATTCTTTGTTGTTGG GATGGACTATGGATTATGGACAGAAAACAGTCGTGGCATCTATAACAAATGGGATGGTGTTGCACGCTCTACAATCCAG GTATTCCCAGGGGCTTGGACAGCTGTTCTTGTGTTTCTGGACAATGCAGGCATATGGAATTTGCGTGTGCAGAATCTTGACACTTGGTACTTGGGGCAAGAAGTGTACATCAATGTGGTTAACCCAGAGGACAACAGTAGCACTCTTCCTGATAACGCAATTTTCTGTGGTGCACTCTCAAGCCTACAAAA AGAGCAATCTCATAGATTTGTGTATTCAGAAGCTTCGCCGGTTGCCCCGTGGAGGAACATGGTTTCTTTCCTGTTTTTGTTGGCATCCTTCACTACATGGTTGCAATGA
- the LOC120652331 gene encoding uncharacterized protein LOC120652331, with amino-acid sequence MAAEELVLLARDDKTVSLVVIPAITTPSPITASEAEAEAVTFRLTVERSYRCGGGGAGAGADEVDTMEDAACRVPLADLRDAAAVDRAFEELLAGLDHPTLRPEVAPEAREAAARVRERCAEEGGQLGGVEFRLRILFVDSFDEEDEEEPELEPGSEETGSDLEFDEESWNRSKSDGGDWQHGHDLGDDDGDDGCGQFSARPFDGALARAGGPSDGTLLLSGFEARADGPEPGDQHELTPRDVQRLVRLAFSGGEVEGDEGYQRAVDGGTPVSSVARAVMLDQGLRSGTPPQQRPASTRGLPPQMRAQDGSR; translated from the coding sequence atggcggcggaggagctcgtGCTGCTCGCGCGAGACGACAAGACGGTGTCCCTGGTCGTGATCCCGGCGATCACAACGCCGTCGCCCATCACCGCATccgaggcggaggctgaggcgGTGACTTTCCGGCTCACTGTCGAGCGGAGCtaccgctgcggcggcggcggcgccggcgccggcgccgatgaGGTGGACACGATGGAGGACGCCGCATGCCGCGTCCCCCTCGCCGACCtccgcgacgcggcggcggtcgaccgCGCGTTCGAGGAGCTGCTGGCCGGGCTCGACCACCCGACGCTGCGCCCGGAGGTCGCGCCGGAGGCCAgggaggccgccgcgcgcgtccgGGAGAGGTGCGCGGAGGAGGGGGGCCAGCTCGGCGGCGTTGAGTTCCGCCTCCGCATCCTGTTCGTTGACTCAttcgacgaggaggacgaggaggagcccGAGCTGGAGCCGGGCAGCGAGGAGACCGGCAGCGACCTGGAGTTCGACGAGGAGTCCTGGAACCGCAGCAAGTCGGACGGCGGCGACTGGCAGCACGGGCACGacctcggcgacgacgacggagaCGACGGCTGTGGCCAGTTCTCGGCGCGGCCGTTTGACGGCGCCctcgcgcgggcgggcgggccgaGCGACGGCACGCTGCTGCTGTCGggcttcgaggcgcgcgccgaCGGGCCCGAGCCGGGGGACCAGCACGAGCTCACGCCCCGGGACGTGCAGCGCCTCGTCCGCCTCGCGTTCAGCGGCGGGGAAGTGGAGGGCGACGAGGGGTACCAGCGGGCGGTGGACGGTGGCACGCCCGTGTCCAGTGTCGCGCGCGCCGTGATGCTGGACCAGGGGCTGCGGTCCGggacgccgccgcagcagcggccAGCGTCGACACGGGGGTTGCCGCCGCAGATGCGCGCACAGGACGGTAGCCGGTAG